The Streptomyces sp. NBC_01237 genomic interval GTGATCTCGTACCAGTCGCCGAACAGCGCCCGCGTCTCGTCGGCCGGGAACTGGTCGAACGCGGGCTGCAACAGCTGTCGCACGACGTGGAACGGCACCGAGGTCACGGTCTCACCGCCGCGTGCCGACCAGACGGTGCAACGGTCGGCGGCGAGCGCCTGGATCTCGGCGAGCAGCGCCGTCTTGCCGATGCCCGCCTCACCGCTGAAGACCAGCAGCCCGCCGACAGCCTGGGCGCCGCACAGGGCGTCCACGGCTTCTGCGGCAGCGGCGAGTTCCGGTTCACGCTCGTACAACGGCCGGGACGGCTTCATGCCCGCCCTTCCCCAAAGTGGCACTGACGACTGTCGAGCCTAGTCGTGCGCGGGTGCCCACGGACAGGGTTCACGCCATTCCCCGCAGGTGCGGGGCACAATCGGAGAGTGGACGAGACTCGCAGGGACCGCGACACCGAGGGACGGGCGCACAACGCGCGCCCTCGTGATGGACTGGGCCGCCCCCTGCCCTACGGGACTCCGGGGGTCGAGCGGCAGCCGGAGGGCGTGGTGCGCGCCCCGGCGGAGACCGTGCGGGAGGCGCAGCGCCTGCTGGACGCGGGGATGCCCTTCCACGCGCACGAGGTGTTCGAGGACGCCTGGAAGTCGGGCCCCGAGGCGGAGCGGGAACTGTGGCGCGGGCTGGCGCAGTTGGCGGTCGGGCTGACGCACGCGGCCCGTGGGAACATCACCGGCGGGGCGCGGCTGCTGCGCCGGGGCGCGGCGGCGATCGGCGACTTCCGTGGCACCGATCCGCACGGCATCGGGGTCGGCGGGCTCATCGGCTGGGCCGAGGAGCTGGCCGGCCGGGTGGAGGCGGGCGCGGGAGCGACGGCAAAGGCCGGAAATGTCGACGCGGCGGTTGAGGCGCCTCGACTTCGGGCATAGGGCGGCCGGGCAGCGGGCAGCAGGCAGGCAGGCGAACGGTCGGGCGTTCAGGTGTGCGATAGGTTTTGCCTCTTCTTGACCGCGTGTCGATCACGTGCGTCGTGATCCCCCTTCCCGAATGCCTGCCTGCCCTGGAGACGGATTCTCGATGAGCGACATCATCAACGGCCTCGGCCGCGCCACCGCCTACGGGGCCCTGGGCGTCGTACTGCTCGTGCTCGGCATATTCCTGATCGACGCCCTGACCCCGGGCAAGCTGGGCCGGCAGATCTGGGAGGAGCGCAACCGCAACGCGACCGTGCTGCTCAGTTCGGCGCTGCTGGGCATCGGCGGCATCGTGTTCACCTCCATCTGGACGACGTACGAGGACTTCGGCAAGGGACTGGTCTCGACCGCCGCGTTCGGGGTGCTCGGCCTGGTGATGATGGCCGTGGCCTTCCTGGTGGTCGACCTGGTCACCCCGGGGAAGCTGGGGGCCACGCTCGTCGAGCGCGA includes:
- a CDS encoding DUF309 domain-containing protein; this encodes MDETRRDRDTEGRAHNARPRDGLGRPLPYGTPGVERQPEGVVRAPAETVREAQRLLDAGMPFHAHEVFEDAWKSGPEAERELWRGLAQLAVGLTHAARGNITGGARLLRRGAAAIGDFRGTDPHGIGVGGLIGWAEELAGRVEAGAGATAKAGNVDAAVEAPRLRA
- a CDS encoding DUF350 domain-containing protein, encoding MSDIINGLGRATAYGALGVVLLVLGIFLIDALTPGKLGRQIWEERNRNATVLLSSALLGIGGIVFTSIWTTYEDFGKGLVSTAAFGVLGLVMMAVAFLVVDLVTPGKLGATLVEREPHPAVWVTASCNLAVSAVVSASIA